In Molothrus aeneus isolate 106 chromosome 4, BPBGC_Maene_1.0, whole genome shotgun sequence, the following are encoded in one genomic region:
- the LOC136556113 gene encoding C-type lectin domain family 4 member F-like, which yields MANSPDLYETLEIRYPPPGARGDPRPPPPALSPPCRACRQALGTAALLLLAAGLAALGTLYVQSRGELRAARAELAAVTEPLGPEHDGDTPSAIQRRQDRLGRWLQALALGWRYHRGKIYLFSVQRQPWAAAEAACAVTHAHLASVTSAEEQAYLAREARGGTYWIGLTATGVGGSWRWSDGTPYSPDQSFWAPGQPDSTDHGQWGGEGCVQIHPVGAGLWNDHNCNFSFPWVCQRDLSVP from the exons ATGGCCAACAGCCCCGACCTGTACGAGACGCTGGAGATCCGGTACCCGCCCCCCGGGGCCCGCGGGGACCCCCGGCCGCCACCCCCGGCGCTGTCGCCGCCGTGTCGCGCGTGTCGCCAGGCGCTGGGCACGgccgcgctgctgctgctggcggcgGGGCTGGCGGCGCTGGGCACCCTCT acGTGCAGAGCCGGGGGGAGCtgcgggcggcgcgggcggaGCTGGCAGCGGTCACCGAGCCCCTGGGGCCCGAGCACGACG GTGACACCCCTTCAGCGATACAGCGGCGGCAGGACCGGCTCG GGCGGTGGCTGCAGGCGCTGGCGCTGGGCTGGCGCTACCACCGGGGCAAGATTTACCTGTTCTCGGTTCAGCGGCAGCCCTGGGCCGCGGCCGAGGCCGCCTGCGCGGTGACACACGCGCACCTGGCCTCTGTCACCAGCGCCGAGGAGCAG gcgTACCTGGCGCGGGAGGCCCGGGGTGGCACCTACTGGATCGGGCTGACGGCCACGGGCGTGGGGGGCTCCTGGCGCTGGTCGGATGGGACCCCCTATTCCCCCGATCAGAG TTTCTGGGCTCCAGGGCAGCCGGACAGCACCGACCACGGCCAATGGGGCGGCGAGGGCTGCGTCCAGATCCACCCGGTGGGCGCGGGGCTCTGGAACGACCACAACTGCAACTTCAGCTTCCCCTGGGTGTGCCAGAGGGACCTCAGCGTCCCCTGA